GTCTCCGGCACGTCGCGCAGGTTTTCCAGGCGGTAGAGCGTCTCGCCCGCCAGGCGCATATAGGCCAAGGCTCCGGCGCAGGCCGGATCGAAGACCAGTACCGGCATGCCGCGGAACGCGGCCTCCGAGATGCGCTCCTCGCGCGGGATGGCGGTCTCGAGAACCCGCCGCCCCAGATGGGCGCGCACCTCCTGGGCGACCAGTTGGCTCAGGCGTTCCTTGGGGTCCAGCATGGTCAGCACCACGCCGTAGCGCAAATCGGGATGGTGCAGGTCCTGAACCCGGCGGATGGAGAACAGCACCTGGTTCAACCCCTCCAAGGCGAAGCTTTCCGCCTGCACGGGGATCAGCACCTTGTCGGCAGCCACCAGGGCGTTCAGGCTGAGGATGCCGAAGGAAGGCGGACAATCCACCACCACGTGGTCGAAGCCTTCCACCTTGGCCAACGCCTCGCGCAGGGCGAATTCGGGCGCCATGCCTCCAACCCGGATGTCGGCCGTCGCCAACTGCATGGCGGAACCGACGAGCTTCAGGCCCGGCACCGCCGTCGCGACGGCAAGCTCGGCAGGCGTCCCTTCGCCGCGCAGCAACTCCGCGGTGCCTCGTCCGATGCGGGCCCGGTCGATGCCCAGCGCCGCGCCGGCGTTGCCTTGCGGGTCCATGTCCACCAGCAGCACCGACCGGCCGGCGGCCGCCCAGGCGGCAGCCAAGTTGACCGCCGTGGTGGTCTTGCCCACTCCCCCCTTGTGGTTCAGGACGGCGACGACGACGGGATGGGTCATGGTGCCGCCAAGTAGCGGCGTTCGAGGTGGGCCTTGTAGAGAGCCGGGTCGAGGGGGCGTCCGGTCGCCTCCATCAGAAGGCCCTGGGAGCTGAGCGACGAGCCCTTCCCGTGCACGTGCCGGCGCAGCCAGGCCAGCAGGGGGGCGAAGTCGCCCTTGGCGATGGCGGTTTCCAGGGCCGGATCGGCGCGCTTGGCGGCGTCGAACAACTGGGCCGCCATCATCGCCCCCAGGGTATAGGTGGGGAAGTAGCCCCAGGCGCCGTCGTACCAATGGATATCCTGCAGGCAGCCCTCGCGATCCGTCGGCGGGACGATGCCCAGCAGGCGCCGCATGCCGTCGGCCCAGGCCTCGGGCAGGTCGCGGACCTCCATGCGGCCCTCGATCATGTCCTTTTCAAGGCGGTAGCGCAGGATGACGTGGGCGGGATAGGTGACTTCGTCCGCTTCCACCCGGATGAAGCCGGGCCGCACCCGCGTATAGAGACGGTAGAGATTGTCCGCCTCCCAGGCCGGGCCGCGCCCGCCGAAGGCTTCGCGCAGCAAGGGCGCCGCGAACACCAGGAACGGCCGCGACCGGCAGACCTGCATTTCCATCAGCAGCGACTGGCTTTCGTGCACCGCCATGCCGCGCGCCTCCCCCACCGGCTGGCCGCGCCAGACGGGCGGCAGGCCGCGTTCGTACAGCGCGTGGCCGGTCTCGTGCAGCACGCCCATCAGGCTGGAGGTGAAGTCGTCCTCGTTGTAGCGGGTGGTGATGCGCACGTCGTCCGGCGTGCCGCCGCAGAAGGGATGCAGGCTGACGTCCAGTCGGCCATGGTCGAAGTCGAAACCCAGGGTCTTCATCAGCCGCACGCCCAGGTCGCGCTGCCTAGGGATGGGGAAAGGGCCGGACAGGGGCTTGAGCGACGGCCCCGCCGCCTGGCGTTCCAGCACCCGGGGCAGGAAGCCGGGCAGGAAGGATTCCAGGTCGGCGAAGACGGCATCGATGTCGGCCGAACGGCCACCCGGCTCGTATTCGTCCAGCAGGGCGTCGTAGAGCCCGACGCCCAAGCATGCCGACTTGGCCTCGGCGGCGCGGCGCACCAGGCCCAGCAGGCGTTCCAGGTAGGGCCGCACCGTCTTGAAGTCGTCGTCGGCCCGCGCCTTGCGCCAGACGGTCTCGCATTCCGATGCCGCCCTGGACAGGCTGGTCACCATCTCCTCGCTGAGTGCCGTGGCGTGGCTCCAGACGCGGCGCATCTCGCGCAGGTTGGCCGCTTGCCAG
The sequence above is a segment of the Magnetospirillum sp. WYHS-4 genome. Coding sequences within it:
- a CDS encoding ParA family protein, which produces MTHPVVVAVLNHKGGVGKTTTAVNLAAAWAAAGRSVLLVDMDPQGNAGAALGIDRARIGRGTAELLRGEGTPAELAVATAVPGLKLVGSAMQLATADIRVGGMAPEFALREALAKVEGFDHVVVDCPPSFGILSLNALVAADKVLIPVQAESFALEGLNQVLFSIRRVQDLHHPDLRYGVVLTMLDPKERLSQLVAQEVRAHLGRRVLETAIPREERISEAAFRGMPVLVFDPACAGALAYMRLAGETLYRLENLRDVPETDDSGLEPSIESFLRAAAGVANRLAGEKHRERSDEALARRVQESAASQEVPGAWGEPLAEEDDKALPLLEAPRPAVFGARSALALVLLALLAVGGLALALLEWPRP
- a CDS encoding carboxypeptidase M32, with translation MSGTSYEQLEARFRRLNLLGQARSILHWDMATMMPPGAAEARGDQLAEMKAVEHALLVDPRTADLIADASEDPAALQPWQAANLREMRRVWSHATALSEEMVTSLSRAASECETVWRKARADDDFKTVRPYLERLLGLVRRAAEAKSACLGVGLYDALLDEYEPGGRSADIDAVFADLESFLPGFLPRVLERQAAGPSLKPLSGPFPIPRQRDLGVRLMKTLGFDFDHGRLDVSLHPFCGGTPDDVRITTRYNEDDFTSSLMGVLHETGHALYERGLPPVWRGQPVGEARGMAVHESQSLLMEMQVCRSRPFLVFAAPLLREAFGGRGPAWEADNLYRLYTRVRPGFIRVEADEVTYPAHVILRYRLEKDMIEGRMEVRDLPEAWADGMRRLLGIVPPTDREGCLQDIHWYDGAWGYFPTYTLGAMMAAQLFDAAKRADPALETAIAKGDFAPLLAWLRRHVHGKGSSLSSQGLLMEATGRPLDPALYKAHLERRYLAAP